In one Ornithinimicrobium pratense genomic region, the following are encoded:
- a CDS encoding ABC transporter permease, giving the protein MGGYILKRVLALVPVLAVVAVITFGLMHIMPGDAAAVILGPDASQERVDALREELGLTQPVVMQFFTWLGAAFQGDLGTSLFFNAPVTEVLLSALGPTLNLAIIAQTLAVIIGVPAGILAARSQGTNTDRTVMVGALLGISIPSFLLALFLMLIFGVTLGWLPVAGYAPPEQGMGEFLRYIAMPAVALGAMQAALIARMTRTAMLDTFSQNYMKTAKAKGLKRKVRLYKHALRNAALPIITTIGQTLGTLIAGAAVTETVFNIPGIGSLIVNSVERRDLVVIQGLVLMIAVSYVLVNFLIDILYSVLDPRVRFSGGDS; this is encoded by the coding sequence ATGGGCGGCTACATCCTCAAACGTGTGCTTGCGCTCGTTCCTGTTCTGGCCGTGGTCGCCGTGATCACGTTTGGGCTGATGCACATCATGCCGGGCGACGCCGCCGCAGTGATACTCGGACCGGACGCCAGCCAGGAGCGCGTCGATGCCCTGCGTGAGGAGCTCGGCCTCACCCAGCCGGTCGTCATGCAGTTCTTCACCTGGCTCGGGGCAGCCTTCCAGGGGGACCTTGGGACGTCGCTCTTCTTCAACGCGCCGGTCACCGAGGTGCTGCTGTCCGCATTGGGCCCGACGCTGAACCTAGCGATCATCGCTCAGACCCTGGCCGTGATCATCGGCGTCCCCGCGGGGATCCTGGCTGCCCGATCGCAGGGGACCAACACGGACCGCACCGTGATGGTGGGCGCACTCCTCGGCATCTCCATACCGTCCTTCCTGTTGGCTCTCTTCCTGATGCTGATCTTCGGCGTCACTCTCGGCTGGCTGCCGGTCGCCGGGTACGCGCCGCCGGAGCAGGGCATGGGAGAGTTCCTGCGCTACATCGCCATGCCGGCCGTCGCGCTGGGGGCGATGCAGGCAGCGCTCATCGCGCGGATGACGCGGACCGCGATGCTCGACACCTTCTCCCAGAACTACATGAAGACGGCCAAGGCCAAGGGCCTCAAGCGCAAGGTGCGGCTGTACAAGCACGCACTGCGCAACGCCGCCCTGCCCATCATCACCACCATCGGTCAGACCCTCGGCACTCTCATCGCCGGCGCGGCCGTGACTGAGACGGTCTTCAACATCCCCGGGATCGGCTCGCTCATCGTCAACTCGGTCGAGCGGCGTGACCTGGTCGTGATCCAGGGTCTGGTGCTCATGATTGCGGTGTCCTATGTGCTCGTGAACTTCCTGATCGACATTCTTTACAGCGTCCTGGACCCGCGGGTTCGCTTCTCGGGGGGTGACTCCTGA
- a CDS encoding aldo/keto reductase yields MGWVVYGAASIGNLYRPVEDDEAQDVLEAAWDAGIRSFDTAPHYGLGLSERRLGAFLRTRERASFQLSTKVGRILEPRTDPRPADDMEHGFAVPADTVRRFDPSRSGIERSVADSLERLGLDRVDTLLLHDPDVYDLDRGLREGLPALATLRDEGVTGEVGIGVNSVEAAVRAVREGDIDVVMIAGRYTLLEQHAAEELLPLCLERGVRIIAVGVFNSGLLAAATPASAHYDYGAVPADLVERTERLRAVCTRHDVPLPCAALQFPLRHPAIGQIAIGTARRSSLAQNVEYLRAQIPAALWSDLEAEGLIPPQPSMP; encoded by the coding sequence ATGGGCTGGGTCGTCTATGGTGCCGCCTCGATCGGTAACCTCTACCGACCGGTCGAGGACGACGAGGCGCAGGACGTACTCGAGGCGGCGTGGGATGCCGGCATCCGCTCGTTCGACACGGCACCGCACTATGGGCTCGGGCTCAGCGAGCGCCGGCTCGGCGCCTTTCTTCGGACGCGCGAGCGCGCGTCGTTCCAGCTTTCCACCAAGGTGGGACGGATCTTGGAGCCCCGCACCGACCCCCGGCCCGCCGACGACATGGAACACGGGTTCGCCGTCCCCGCCGACACCGTGCGACGCTTCGATCCGAGCCGCTCCGGCATCGAGCGCAGCGTCGCCGACTCGCTTGAGCGCCTCGGCCTCGACCGTGTCGACACGCTCTTGCTGCACGACCCCGACGTGTACGACCTCGATCGCGGACTGCGAGAGGGACTCCCCGCCCTCGCGACACTGCGTGACGAGGGCGTGACCGGTGAGGTCGGCATCGGCGTCAACAGCGTCGAGGCCGCCGTGCGCGCCGTCCGCGAGGGCGACATCGACGTTGTGATGATCGCTGGGCGTTACACGCTGCTTGAACAGCACGCGGCCGAGGAACTGCTGCCCCTCTGCCTCGAGCGCGGTGTCCGGATCATCGCCGTCGGGGTGTTCAACTCGGGGCTGCTCGCCGCGGCCACCCCCGCGAGCGCGCACTACGACTACGGCGCCGTGCCCGCCGATCTGGTCGAGCGCACCGAACGCCTGCGCGCGGTGTGCACGCGGCATGACGTGCCCCTTCCTTGCGCGGCTCTGCAGTTTCCCCTTCGGCACCCCGCGATCGGGCAGATCGCCATCGGCACCGCACGTCGGTCCTCCCTCGCGCAGAATGTCGAATACCTCAGGGCCCAGATCCCCGCAGCGCTGTGGAGCGACTTAGAGGCCGAGGGGCTCATTCCTCCTCAGCCGTCGATGCCGTAG
- a CDS encoding AsnC family transcriptional regulator, producing the protein MRSLDGRIIDALHIDGRASWARIAEVLGENERTVARRGSAVLASGTVRVVGVSLPAPGVVLRINCGLGQSRMTSAALGALDHCGWAHVVSGNADVVAALSLRAGTEESRHLMEELPATAGAQRIESYPVIEYLRLARWWNLGILTPAERSAMWEGLSSTYAEYFGTTAGLGPSDMAIVRALREDGRMTYEELGRRAGVSEVTARRRVDQLREDGVVAVRAVADPAATGFHVEVLMWLDVPPRHVKEVAAGLRSADHLKFVARLAGPWDFIVKTPLVSRLDVDNVLPAEDWVSHITRTDVHVVVRTDRRSYIRVLK; encoded by the coding sequence GTGCGCTCTCTGGACGGACGTATCATCGACGCTTTGCACATCGACGGCCGAGCGTCGTGGGCTCGCATCGCTGAGGTCTTGGGGGAGAACGAGCGGACCGTGGCCCGCCGGGGAAGCGCGGTCCTGGCCTCAGGCACAGTCCGGGTCGTGGGGGTGTCGCTGCCCGCACCAGGTGTGGTCCTCCGGATCAACTGCGGTCTCGGACAGTCGCGTATGACCTCGGCCGCGCTTGGTGCCCTCGACCATTGCGGCTGGGCGCACGTGGTCAGCGGCAACGCGGACGTCGTGGCGGCGCTCAGCCTGCGTGCGGGCACAGAGGAGTCTCGCCACCTGATGGAGGAGCTGCCGGCGACCGCGGGCGCCCAGCGCATCGAGTCCTACCCGGTCATCGAGTACCTCCGCCTGGCCCGGTGGTGGAACCTCGGCATCCTGACGCCTGCAGAGCGGTCTGCGATGTGGGAGGGCCTGAGCTCGACCTACGCCGAGTACTTCGGTACCACCGCCGGCCTGGGCCCCTCCGACATGGCCATCGTGCGCGCTCTGCGCGAGGACGGCCGGATGACCTACGAGGAGCTCGGGCGCCGGGCCGGAGTCTCGGAGGTCACAGCCCGGCGCCGTGTGGACCAGCTGCGCGAGGACGGGGTCGTCGCGGTCCGGGCGGTCGCCGACCCTGCCGCCACGGGATTCCATGTGGAGGTCCTGATGTGGCTGGACGTCCCCCCCCGCCACGTCAAAGAGGTGGCCGCCGGGCTGCGGTCCGCGGACCACCTCAAGTTTGTGGCGCGCCTTGCGGGGCCATGGGACTTCATCGTGAAGACGCCGCTGGTCAGTCGCCTCGATGTCGACAACGTGCTCCCAGCCGAGGACTGGGTTTCCCACATCACCAGGACGGATGTGCACGTCGTGGTCCGGACGGACCGGCGTAGCTATATTCGCGTCCTTAAGTGA
- a CDS encoding amidohydrolase family protein, translating to MAAKVILDAHVHVWDPDRFRYDWLGAAGLDRPYLPGALEDAAGEVDEWIFVEADAAPASAFDETLWVSSLTWPGLRAIVAGIDLESCDLAARLVRLSAIPLVRGVRHGLQNAPAESFCSPRLRAGLRQVAAAALRFDACVRWPQLPDLVELVRSVPEAVVVLDHAGKPPVDAGLHSDEGRAWARSLTALAAEGVFVKLSGLGAEASSPEVLRRNAPDLLRAAVDAFGPDRCMFGSDSPVSTGERTGVATAEWVTLVRETVGEGAWPLVSREVARMFYGIDG from the coding sequence ATGGCAGCGAAGGTGATCCTCGACGCGCACGTGCACGTCTGGGACCCTGATCGGTTCCGTTACGACTGGCTCGGCGCGGCGGGGCTCGACCGGCCGTACCTGCCGGGTGCGCTTGAGGATGCCGCGGGCGAGGTGGATGAGTGGATCTTCGTCGAGGCGGACGCGGCTCCGGCGTCGGCATTCGACGAGACGCTGTGGGTGTCATCTCTGACGTGGCCGGGTCTACGCGCAATTGTCGCGGGCATCGACCTCGAATCCTGCGATCTGGCCGCCCGACTCGTCCGGCTGAGTGCCATCCCGCTCGTGCGAGGGGTGCGGCACGGCTTGCAGAACGCTCCGGCCGAGAGTTTCTGCTCTCCCCGCCTACGAGCCGGGCTTCGACAGGTCGCAGCAGCCGCTCTGCGATTTGACGCGTGCGTGCGCTGGCCGCAACTTCCCGATCTTGTCGAGCTTGTGCGCTCCGTCCCCGAGGCGGTCGTCGTGCTCGATCATGCGGGCAAGCCGCCGGTCGACGCAGGGCTCCACTCGGACGAGGGCCGCGCATGGGCGCGGTCGCTGACGGCGCTTGCGGCGGAGGGTGTGTTCGTGAAACTGTCCGGGCTCGGTGCTGAGGCGTCGTCACCTGAGGTGCTGCGCCGCAACGCTCCGGATCTCCTGCGGGCGGCAGTCGACGCCTTCGGCCCCGACCGTTGTATGTTCGGCAGTGACTCGCCGGTAAGTACGGGGGAGCGCACCGGCGTCGCCACCGCTGAATGGGTCACGCTCGTGCGCGAGACGGTGGGTGAGGGGGCGTGGCCGCTCGTGTCTCGCGAGGTGGCGCGGATGTTCTACGGCATCGACGGCTGA
- a CDS encoding ABC transporter permease yields MTVSQLGQAEVQPGTSLVPGKRRSGRSRFMRRFAAHQLALTGGVILAIVALVAVVGPLITPSPYAIDVANRLQPPSAEHWFGTDNYGRDVFSRVVEGARVSMMVGALTAACTAILGCGIGLYAAYNRVADMVLMRVADGLMAFPAILLAIAIMAAMGQQTSNVVIALTIVFTPYVARIVRSSALVVKEQTFVEALHAQGASTTRIVWLNMAPNVISPLMVQATFVFADSIITEAALSFLGAGVPPPAPSWGNILLDGRSVIYTAWWMTLFPGLFIMGTILSINLLGDGLRDLLDPTYRGKGGLNRKAQARRAKAARQGTKVAARRADGGGAR; encoded by the coding sequence ATGACCGTCTCACAGCTGGGCCAGGCGGAGGTTCAGCCGGGCACCTCTCTGGTGCCGGGCAAGCGGCGCTCGGGTCGGTCCCGTTTCATGCGCCGTTTCGCGGCGCACCAGCTGGCCCTCACGGGGGGCGTCATCCTGGCGATCGTGGCGCTGGTAGCAGTCGTGGGCCCACTCATCACCCCGTCCCCGTATGCCATCGACGTTGCCAACCGGTTGCAGCCACCGTCGGCCGAGCACTGGTTCGGGACCGACAACTACGGCCGCGACGTCTTCAGCCGGGTGGTCGAGGGCGCGCGGGTGTCAATGATGGTGGGTGCCCTCACCGCCGCCTGCACCGCGATCTTGGGGTGTGGGATCGGCTTGTACGCCGCTTATAACCGGGTCGCGGACATGGTCCTCATGCGGGTGGCGGACGGGCTGATGGCCTTCCCCGCCATCCTCCTAGCGATCGCCATCATGGCGGCGATGGGTCAGCAAACCTCTAACGTGGTGATCGCCCTCACGATCGTCTTCACGCCCTACGTCGCGCGCATCGTGCGCTCCTCGGCCTTGGTCGTCAAGGAACAGACGTTCGTCGAGGCGCTGCACGCCCAAGGCGCGTCCACGACCCGCATCGTCTGGCTGAACATGGCCCCCAACGTGATCTCCCCGCTCATGGTGCAGGCCACCTTCGTCTTCGCCGACTCCATCATCACCGAGGCGGCGCTCAGCTTTCTCGGTGCCGGGGTCCCTCCGCCCGCGCCTTCCTGGGGGAACATCCTCCTGGACGGCAGGAGCGTGATCTACACGGCGTGGTGGATGACGCTCTTCCCCGGGCTGTTCATCATGGGCACAATCCTGTCGATCAACCTGCTCGGTGACGGACTGCGCGACCTGCTGGACCCGACATACCGCGGCAAGGGCGGTCTGAATCGCAAGGCCCAGGCCCGACGCGCCAAGGCGGCCCGGCAGGGCACCAAGGTCGCGGCGCGTCGCGCCGACGGAGGTGGCGCCCGATGA
- a CDS encoding L-rhamnose mutarotase — translation MRIALHSEIREGAIDDYRTHHEVIPDELVATFARIGIQDWTIWRSGRRLFHMVECDDWDTVQEALRHDPADARWQANIGRYVELFRGVDGEEGTSPLEQVWDLRAQREWQRR, via the coding sequence ATGCGCATCGCCCTGCACTCGGAAATCCGCGAAGGTGCGATCGACGATTACCGCACACATCACGAGGTGATCCCCGACGAACTCGTGGCGACGTTCGCGCGGATCGGGATACAGGATTGGACGATCTGGCGCTCGGGGCGTCGGCTCTTTCACATGGTCGAGTGCGACGACTGGGACACGGTGCAGGAAGCACTCCGCCATGACCCGGCGGACGCGCGGTGGCAGGCGAACATTGGACGTTACGTCGAGCTGTTCCGCGGCGTCGATGGTGAGGAGGGCACTTCACCGCTGGAGCAGGTGTGGGATCTGCGCGCGCAGCGCGAATGGCAGCGAAGGTGA
- a CDS encoding FadR/GntR family transcriptional regulator, whose product MAVTDDAISRIKDMIVAGELTPGDRLPPEKELGETLGLSRSSLREAVKALEVIGVLDVRRGDGTYVTSLQPSILLEVMAFVVDLHRDDFVLQALEVRRMLEPQAAAAAARRITPDQVDELIAALAAVPADAELEVLIEHDVEFHRRIAESTGNTYLVGLLDSLSGTTLRARIWRGITQSGSVARTIDEHRAIANALKQGDAALAHALMTAHVAGVEAWLKEAR is encoded by the coding sequence GTGGCCGTGACGGATGACGCGATCAGCAGGATCAAGGACATGATCGTGGCAGGTGAGCTCACCCCCGGCGACCGGCTCCCGCCCGAGAAGGAACTGGGGGAGACGCTCGGCCTCTCGCGCAGCTCACTGCGCGAGGCGGTGAAGGCGCTCGAGGTCATCGGCGTGCTCGACGTGCGCCGTGGCGACGGCACCTACGTCACGAGCCTGCAGCCGAGCATCCTGCTTGAAGTGATGGCGTTCGTAGTCGACCTGCACCGCGACGACTTCGTGCTCCAGGCGCTCGAGGTGCGGAGGATGCTGGAGCCCCAGGCTGCGGCCGCCGCGGCCCGGCGGATCACCCCCGATCAGGTCGACGAGCTCATCGCCGCCCTCGCGGCCGTGCCCGCCGACGCGGAACTTGAGGTGCTCATCGAACACGACGTTGAGTTCCATCGGCGGATCGCCGAGTCGACCGGCAACACCTACCTCGTCGGACTGCTCGACTCGTTGTCGGGCACCACCCTGCGTGCGCGCATCTGGCGAGGCATCACCCAAAGCGGTTCGGTGGCGCGCACCATCGACGAGCATCGCGCCATCGCCAATGCGCTGAAACAGGGCGACGCCGCGCTTGCCCACGCTCTCATGACCGCGCACGTCGCCGGCGTCGAAGCCTGGCTGAAGGAGGCTCGCTGA
- a CDS encoding enolase C-terminal domain-like protein, whose product MFTECVPNSITSLATADIRFPTSASLDGSDAMNRDPDYSAAYVVLGTDASDGLEGHALAFTIGRGNDVQVAAIEALRGHIVGRDIEELLDDMGATWRLLVHDSQLRWLGPEKGVMHMAIGAVINALWDLKAKRAALPLWQLLARMTPEELADLVDYRYLSDALTRDEAVALLETTAAGRAEREAIILREGYPAYTTTPGWLGYSDEKLARLCREAIADGYPQIKLKVGANLADDVRRMRIARQVCGPDFPIAIDANQRWDVATAIEWIGVLSEFRPAWVEEPTSPDDVLGHAAIARAVAPIPVATGEHAQNRVIVKQFLQAGGLQVLQIDAARVGGVNENIAHLLLAAKFGVRVCPHAGGVGLCEAVQHLSMFDFVAVSGTMEDRLIEFVDHLHEHFVVPTVVAGGRYLAPTAPGAGMEMHAASIESYRHPVPVPA is encoded by the coding sequence ATGTTTACTGAGTGCGTGCCGAACAGTATCACGTCCCTGGCGACAGCTGACATCCGATTCCCCACGTCCGCGTCACTCGACGGCTCCGACGCCATGAACCGCGATCCCGACTACTCGGCCGCCTACGTCGTGCTCGGCACTGACGCTTCCGACGGGCTCGAAGGCCACGCGCTGGCCTTCACCATCGGACGCGGCAACGACGTCCAGGTGGCAGCCATCGAGGCATTGCGCGGGCACATCGTCGGTCGTGACATCGAGGAGCTGCTGGACGACATGGGCGCCACCTGGCGCCTGCTGGTGCACGACTCGCAGCTGCGCTGGCTCGGCCCCGAGAAGGGCGTGATGCATATGGCTATCGGCGCCGTCATCAACGCACTGTGGGATCTGAAAGCCAAGCGTGCCGCCCTCCCGCTGTGGCAGCTCCTGGCGCGAATGACCCCCGAGGAACTCGCTGACCTTGTCGACTACCGCTATCTCTCCGACGCCCTGACTCGGGACGAGGCCGTGGCGCTGCTGGAGACCACGGCGGCGGGTCGCGCTGAGCGTGAGGCGATCATCCTGCGCGAGGGTTACCCCGCTTACACGACCACGCCCGGCTGGCTCGGCTACTCCGACGAGAAGCTGGCGCGTTTGTGCCGCGAGGCGATTGCCGATGGCTACCCCCAGATCAAACTCAAGGTTGGTGCCAACCTCGCTGACGACGTACGCCGCATGCGCATCGCCCGCCAGGTCTGCGGCCCTGACTTCCCCATCGCGATCGACGCGAACCAACGCTGGGACGTCGCCACGGCGATCGAGTGGATCGGTGTGCTGAGCGAGTTCCGCCCGGCGTGGGTGGAGGAGCCCACCAGCCCCGACGACGTGCTCGGGCACGCGGCGATCGCGCGCGCCGTCGCACCGATCCCGGTGGCAACGGGCGAGCACGCTCAGAACCGCGTCATCGTCAAGCAGTTCCTTCAGGCCGGCGGGCTGCAGGTGCTGCAGATCGACGCGGCACGCGTGGGTGGTGTCAACGAGAACATCGCCCACTTGCTACTCGCGGCGAAGTTCGGCGTTCGGGTGTGCCCGCACGCGGGCGGCGTGGGCCTCTGTGAGGCGGTGCAGCACCTGTCGATGTTCGACTTCGTCGCGGTGTCCGGCACGATGGAGGACCGGTTGATCGAGTTCGTCGACCATCTTCACGAGCACTTCGTCGTCCCCACCGTGGTGGCCGGCGGCCGCTACCTCGCACCCACCGCCCCTGGCGCGGGCATGGAGATGCACGCCGCATCGATCGAGTCCTACCGCCACCCTGTGCCGGTGCCCGCGTGA